TAATCTCATCAATAACTTGTTGAGGAGTAAGCTCCGTAAGTGATTTTCCTAATGCCATATATCCATCGCGAGCAATGTACTCGTCAATGTTTTCTGGGTTGATAAATCCGCAGTTACGAAGGGCTATGCGAATTTGCTTTTTGTAAAACTCCATATGCTTGGAGTCTGCTATGTGCTCTTGCGAGTTAGGATCGCTATAAAGAAGGCGGTTTACCTTACGTCCCTTTATAATGTGCTCCGCAATAATTTCTTTTACATCCTCAGGACGAACTTGTACGTAAAAAGTATTGTCGGGCATAATTTTTACGATAGGCCCTTTTTCACAGAATCCAAAGCAGCCTGTCATAATAACCTGAATGTCTTTTTCTAGCCCGTTGGCTTCAAGTTCCTGCTTCAAGTTGGCAACAATCGCATCGCTTTCTGATGCTCTACATCCTGTACCACCACATACAAGAATGTGCATTTTGTATTTTGTCATTCTTAGTGCCTCCTTTTATCTATTTAATAGATTGGTAGTTTACTGGAATGATTCCATCCACTAGCTCGCCATTCTTGATGTACTTTTCGATGATCTCGTCAGCCTTTTTATTGTCTACGTAACCGAAAACAACAGGTTCTTGCCCAGGAAGGGTTACCTCGATGGTTGGTTCTGCATAGCAGTACCCCATGCAACCCGTTTGCGTAACAACTGCAGAGATGCCCCGTTTGTCGAACTCCTCTATAAGGTGGTCCATTACTACTTTTGCGCCAGAAGCAATGCCACAAGTTGCCATGGCAACCTTAACCTGCACATGATCTTCCATTGTTTCTGCCTTTTCTCTAAGGTTTACCTTAGCCTCTAGGTCGGCTTTCATCTGTTTCAGATCAGCCAAAGATTTAACTTTTGTCATAGTATATCAATTATCCAGTCGTATTTTCCAATTGCTTTCAAATATATGTGAAATTAATAACAGGCTGTAATCTTAGTGTTAAAATTGAAGAGTTTGCTTGTAGTTGTTATTTGGATTAATTTAAAATTATAAAATTTTATTTGGTTTCATATTGTAATTGAAATTGATGAAAGTGCTTTTAGTATATCGTTAAATGTTTTTGTTTAACATTATATTCGTATTTTGTTTAATTGGTATTGTTGGTGTTTAAACTGTTAAAAAAAGCACCTCAAAGGGTGCTTTTGCTCTTTATTTCTTCGACGTTTTCTTTTATCATATCCCGTAAAAAGGCTGCTATTTTGGGTTCCGTTATAGGAGTGTTTCCTAGTATCTGTTTTATTTCTCGAGTGTCAAATTCGTAAAGCAAATTATTGTACTTGTAGGAGAATATAAAGTCGATGTTGGGATTTCCTGATACAGTCATGGCAATAACGCCTGAAAGGTCTCCAAGTGGAGGCGTATCTATGTTGTCAAGTTTGAATGTGACAACGAGGGTTGTTCCAACACCCAGCTCAGAGAATATGTTGAGGTGTCCTCCACTTTGCTCTGCGCTTTGTTTGAATAATGGTATACCCATACCTACCTTTCTGGTTGTTCGCGATGTCACAAAAGGATCGCTAACTTGTTCTACCATCTCAGGAGGCATTCCTGTTCCATTGTCCTTAATAAAAATGGAAATTAGATTCGTTTCGGTATTTTCTTCTACCCCGATTTCAACCAACGAGGCTTGTGCTCTGGTCGAATTTTGTACAATATCTAGTATATGGAGTGATAGGTCTTTCATGGTATTTCAACGTATCGGCCTTGCTGGTTGTGCAAGGCCATTTTTATTTCATCGAAAGATTTATTTTCGATGTAAAAGTTTGTATATGCGCATCCGATACCATCGATGAGGTGAGCATCGGAGCATTGAATAAATGTTTTTTGCTCGAGTAATGGGAGCGTTAAGCAGAATTTAGGCTTGGTTGTATGGGGGGATATTTCTAGCGCATCGTAGTTTAGATCGAAGGGAATGAATCCGAGTTGGGATATCACGCTAAACTTATTTTTGTTTATGTGCGCTGGAATAAAGAGTCCATCAAGCTCATGTACTTTTTGCTCTACTTGCTCAATGCTGGCATCTATTGCCGTTATAAGCAGGTAGGGGAGTTCTTCTACTATTTCTTCCTGCTCGTTAACCACAACTTGAAAGCCAAAATGTTTGGTGTCGAGAGGTAGTGGAGGAAGTTTTTCGTCAAGAAAAGACTGGAAGATGGAAAGAGTTTCCCCGTTAGGGAAAAAGCAGAGGCAATGGGCCTCCTCTTTGGTGGTGACTTCTGCTCCCATTAAAACGTATATATCCTCTTTGGCGGCTAAGCTACTTATTAGAGGACCGTGCTTGGTACAATTGTGATCGGCAATACCAATGATGCTGAGCCCTTTTTCCTTCGCTTTTGCAACTATGTTGCATGGGCTCATTTCCAAATCGCCGCAGGGCGATATGACCGTATGGATATGTAGGTCCGCTTTGTACGCAATCATTGTAGCTGTAGTTTACTCCTTTAAAAGTTCGTAAAGCTTTCCTATGATGGTAAATGCATCTTGATCCGTACTAAGAACAGGGATTCCCTCTTCGTTGCTTTGGACAAGGGTATCCGTGTCGGGTTGCAGCCCTTTTACCAATACAACTGCCGAGATATCTTTTAAGCTGGCAATTGCCATTACATTTTTGTGTGTTTGTAGGGTTACCCAAATGTTTCCTGCTTGTGCGTTGCCCATTACATCACTTAGCAGGTCCGATGCGTAACCTCCAATAACTTCGTTCTGAAGACCCGCCTCTCCTGAACATACTTTTAGGTGGAGTGCCTCAGTAATTTTCGCCACGTTCATTTTTTGCTCCTCTTTTTGTACAGTTTTTATCAAATCTATCTTTACCCCAAAGCTTCTCAATCATTCGGTAGGCATGCTTGCTGTCAAGTAGTCCTTGCTTCTCGAGTGTCTTTTGGAGAAATATGCAATTCGTTATTGTCGATCGGCCTTGTACAACATCTTCGGCATGCGCTTGGCATGTAGGGGCTCCACATACCGAGCAGTCTATTCCAGGAAGAAAGCACATTAACCGTCTTACCTTTTCCATTTTGGCGATTGCCCGACTTACGTCTACATCAAAACGAAGCGTTGTTCGGGGACGTATCTCCTCCGTAAACGCTTGCTCTTTTAGCCGCTCGGCGTAGCGATCGATGTCCAAGTTTAGTGTCGAGAGATCAACATTTTTGGACCGTTTTTGCATTCGTTCTACAACCAAAAACCTATTTGCTGGTGCAAGAATACCTCCAGCA
This DNA window, taken from Alistipes sp. ZOR0009, encodes the following:
- a CDS encoding (2Fe-2S) ferredoxin domain-containing protein, which translates into the protein MTKVKSLADLKQMKADLEAKVNLREKAETMEDHVQVKVAMATCGIASGAKVVMDHLIEEFDKRGISAVVTQTGCMGYCYAEPTIEVTLPGQEPVVFGYVDNKKADEIIEKYIKNGELVDGIIPVNYQSIK
- a CDS encoding ATP-binding protein, with the translated sequence MKDLSLHILDIVQNSTRAQASLVEIGVEENTETNLISIFIKDNGTGMPPEMVEQVSDPFVTSRTTRKVGMGIPLFKQSAEQSGGHLNIFSELGVGTTLVVTFKLDNIDTPPLGDLSGVIAMTVSGNPNIDFIFSYKYNNLLYEFDTREIKQILGNTPITEPKIAAFLRDMIKENVEEIKSKSTL
- a CDS encoding PHP domain-containing protein — protein: MIAYKADLHIHTVISPCGDLEMSPCNIVAKAKEKGLSIIGIADHNCTKHGPLISSLAAKEDIYVLMGAEVTTKEEAHCLCFFPNGETLSIFQSFLDEKLPPLPLDTKHFGFQVVVNEQEEIVEELPYLLITAIDASIEQVEQKVHELDGLFIPAHINKNKFSVISQLGFIPFDLNYDALEISPHTTKPKFCLTLPLLEQKTFIQCSDAHLIDGIGCAYTNFYIENKSFDEIKMALHNQQGRYVEIP
- a CDS encoding DRTGG domain-containing protein, yielding MNVAKITEALHLKVCSGEAGLQNEVIGGYASDLLSDVMGNAQAGNIWVTLQTHKNVMAIASLKDISAVVLVKGLQPDTDTLVQSNEEGIPVLSTDQDAFTIIGKLYELLKE